The segment CGGCCGGCTCGGCCGGCTCCGGGCGCGCCTGGCCCGCTCCAACAGCGCGCTCGGCAAGGGACTGCTCGCCCTGCTGAGCCGCGACACCGTCGACGAGACCACGTGGGAGGAGGTCGAGGACATCCTCATCGGCGCCGACCTCGGCACCGGGCCGTCCCTGGAGCTCGTCGACCGGCTCCGTGCCCGGCTCGCCGGCGAGGGCCGCAGCGACGTCCGGACCGTGCTGCGCGAGGAGCTCGTCCGCGCCGTCGACCCCACCCTGGACCGCAGCCTCGCCGTCACCGCCAGCACCGACCCCACCACGGGCGCCCACCGCCCGGCCGTCGTCCTCGTCGTCGGGGTCAACGGCGTCGGCAAGACCACCACCGTCGGCAAGCTCGCCCGCGTCCTCGTCGCCCAGGACAAGGACGTCGTCCTCGGCGCCGCCGACACCTTCCGCGCGGCCGCCGCCGAGCAGCTCACCACGTGGGGCGAGCGCGTCGGCGTGCCGACGGTCCGCTCGGAGACCGAGGGCGCCGACCCGGCCGCCGTCGCCTACGACGCCGTCAAGGCCGGCGTGGAGCTCGAGGCCGACGTCGTGCTCGTCGACACCGCCGGGCGGCTGCAGAACAAGCGCGACCTCATGGACGAGCTCGGCAAGGTCAAGCGGGTCGTCGAGCGCCACGGCCCGGTCGACGAGGTCCTCCTCGTCCTGGACGCCACCACCGGCCAGAACGGCCTCATGCAGGCGCGGGTGTTCTCCGAGGCCGTCGCCGTGACCGGCATCGTCCTCACCAAGCTCGACGGCACCGCCAAGGGCGGCATCGTCGTGGCGGTCCAGCGCGAGCTGGGGGTGCCGGTCAAGCTCGTCGGGCTCGGCGAGGGCGCCGACGACCTGGCCCCGTTCGAGCCGGAGCAGTTCGTCGACGCCCTGCTGGACTGAGCCGGGGGCGGGGCGCCGGTCACGCCCCGCCGACCGGCCGTGAGCGGAGGGTCCCGGACAGTTCCCGGGACCGGCCCGCGTCACGCACCTTTCACACGACGGGGCCCGTCGTCACGTGCCTGTAACCCGCGGGGGGCGTGACGGAAACACCCCGACGCCACCGTTGCGGTCGTCGACAGGCCGGGCCCCTGCCCCGAGCCGTCCCACTGACCGGAAGGTGACAACCACATGGTGGACACGGGCACGACCGCCTGGATCCTCACCAGCGCCTCGCTGGTGCTGCTGATGACCCCGGCGCTCGCGATGTTCTACGGCGGCATGAACCGCCACCGCGGCGTCCTCAACATGATGATGATGAGCTTCGGGGCCCTCGGCCTCGTCAGCGTCCTCTGGGTCCTGTACGGCTACTCGTTCGCGTTCGGCGACTCCGTCGGGGGCCTGATCGGCAACCCGGTCCAGTACCTGGGCCTGGACGGCATCCTGCAGGCCGACGCCGAGATGACCGGCGACGAGGTCGCCGTCGGCACCTACCCGACGCTGGCCTTCGTCGCCTTCCAGGCGGCGTTCGCGATCATCACGGTCGCCCTCATCTCCGGCGCGGTCGCCGACCGCGCGAAGTTCAGCACCTGGATGGTCTTCTCCGGC is part of the Aquipuribacter hungaricus genome and harbors:
- the ftsY gene encoding signal recognition particle-docking protein FtsY, which translates into the protein MIDALAAPAPADLDAVLALSSLAPDEVTGVVVAAVLGVSALVGAGVGLVRRARHTRGSAGPWQPQPGVDYTPGVGDDAGDPRDTPVRGVETLSLPGDGGSTAIGELDPRLLDAVAGRDLVDPVVGRLGRLRARLARSNSALGKGLLALLSRDTVDETTWEEVEDILIGADLGTGPSLELVDRLRARLAGEGRSDVRTVLREELVRAVDPTLDRSLAVTASTDPTTGAHRPAVVLVVGVNGVGKTTTVGKLARVLVAQDKDVVLGAADTFRAAAAEQLTTWGERVGVPTVRSETEGADPAAVAYDAVKAGVELEADVVLVDTAGRLQNKRDLMDELGKVKRVVERHGPVDEVLLVLDATTGQNGLMQARVFSEAVAVTGIVLTKLDGTAKGGIVVAVQRELGVPVKLVGLGEGADDLAPFEPEQFVDALLD